From Glycine soja cultivar W05 chromosome 4, ASM419377v2, whole genome shotgun sequence, the proteins below share one genomic window:
- the LOC114410061 gene encoding amino acid permease 4-like, which yields MVEYASRTNLSYCRDYDIEEDSMDGMPLKSDPECYDDDGRLKRTGTIWTTSSHIITAVVGSGVLSLAWAIAQMGWIAGPAVMILFSIVTLYTSSFLADCYRTGDPIFGKRNYTFMDAVSTILGGYSVTFCGIVQYLNLFGSAIGYTIAASLSMKAIQRSHCIIQFSDGENQCHIPSIPYMIGFGAVQIFFSQIPDFHNMWWLSIVASVMSFTYSIIGLVLGVTKIAETGTFKGSLTGISIGTVTEAQKVWGVFQALGNIAFAYSYSFVLLEIQDTIKSPPSEVKTMKKAAKLSIAVTTTFYMLCGCVGYAAFGDSAPGNLLAGFGFHKLYWLIDIANAAIVIHLVGAYQVYAQPLFAFVEKEAAKRWPKIDKEFQISIPGLQSYNQNVFSLVWRTVFVIITTVISMLLPFFNDILGVIGALGFWPLTVYFPVEMYILQKRIPKWSMRWISLELLSVVCLIVTIAAGLGSMVGVLLDLQKYKPFSSDY from the exons ATGGTAGAATATGCTTCGAGAACAAACCTTAGCTACTGTCGAGATTATGACATTGAGGAGGACTCCATGGATGGCATGCCTTTAAAAAGTGATCCTGAATGCTATGACGATGATGGCCGTCTTAAACGAACAG GGACCATTTGGACTACAAGCTCCCACATAATAACAGCTGTGGTAGGATCTGGGGTGCTCTCCTTAGCCTGGGCAATAGCTCAGATGGGTTGGATTGCTGGTCCTGCAGTGATGATCTTATTCAGCATAGTCACTTTGTATACTTCATCATTTCTAGCTGATTGTTATCGTACTGGTGACCCCATATTCGGGAAGAGAAATTATACTTTCATGGATGCAGTTAGCACCATTCTGG GCGGGTACAGTGTTACGTTTTGTGGGATAGTTCAGTACTTAAATCTTTTCGGAAGTGCGATAGGATACACAATTGCGGCTTCCCTTAGCATGAA GGCAATCCAAAGGTCTCACTGTATCATCCAATTCTCTGATGGAGAAAACCAATGTCATATTCCAAGTATCCCATACATGATCGGTTTTGGTGCAGTGcaaattttcttttctcaaattCCAGATTTTCATAACATGTGGTGGCTCTCAATAGTTGCTTCAGTCATGTCTTTCACCTATTCCATAATTGGTCTCGTTCTTGGAGTTACCAAAATTGCAG AAACGGGAACTTTCAAGGGTAGCCTCACTGGAATAAGCATTGGAACTGTGACAGAGGCCCAAAAAGTATGGGGTGTTTTCCAAGCTCTTGGTAACATAGCCTTCGCCTATTCATATTCTTTCGTTCTCCTTGAAATTCAG GATACCATCAAATCTCCACCATCTGAAGTAAAAACAATGAAGAAGGCTGCAAAATTAAGTATTGCAGTGACCACAACATTTTATATGCTTTGTGGCTGCGTAGGCTATGCTGCTTTTGGGGATTCAGCACCTGGGAACCTGCTTGCTGGATTTGGTTTCCATAAACTATATTGGCTTATAGATATTGCTAATGCTGCTATTGTAATTCACCTTGTGGGGGCATACCAAGTGTATGCTCAACCCCTCTTTGCATTTGTCGAGAAGGAGGCAGCAAAAAGATGGCCCAAAATTGACAAGGAATTCCAAATTTCAATTCCCGGTTTGCAATCCTACAATCAGAACGTATTTAGCCTAGTTTGGAGGACAGTGTTTGTGATCATAACCACTGTTATATCAATGTTGCTTCCATTCTTCAATGATATTTTGGGAGTGATTGGAGCATTGGGGTTTTGGCCTCTAACGGTGTACTTTCCTGTGGAGATGTATATCTTGCAAAAGAGGATCCCAAAATGGAGTATGAGATGGATTTCCCTGGAATTGCTGAGTGTGGTGTGCCTCATAGTAACAATTGCGGCTGGTCTTGGCTCAATGGTTGGTGTCTTGCTTGATCTCCAGAAATACAAACCATTCAGTTCAGATTATTAA
- the LOC114410064 gene encoding amino acid permease 3-like isoform X1 codes for MVEKSSRTNLGHHQDFGMEAYSIDGVSSQSESKFYDDDGHVKRTGNVWTTSSHIITAVVGSGVLSLAWAMAQMGWVAGPVVMIFFSAVTLYTTSLLADCYRCGDPVTGKRNYTFMDAVQSILGGYYDTFCGVVQYSNLYGTAVGYTIAASISMMAIKRSNCFHSSGVKNPCHVSSNPYMIGFGIIQILFSQIPDFHKTWWLSIVAAIMSFAYSTIGLALGIAKVAETGTFKGSLTGVRIGTVTEATKVWGVFQGLGDIAFAYSYSQILIEIQDTIKSPPSEAKTMKKSAKISIGVTTTFYMLCGFMGYAAFGDSAPGNLLTGFGFFNPYWLIDIANAAIVIHLVGAYQVYAQPLFAFVEKWASKRWPEVDTEYKVPIPGFSPYNLSPFRLVWRTVFVIITTIVAMLIPFFNDVLGLLGALGFWPLSVFLPVQMSIKQKRTPRWSSRWIGMQILSVVCLIVSVAAAVGSVASIVLDLQKYKPFHVDY; via the exons ATGGTTGAAAAATCTTCCAGAACCAACCTTGGCCACCATCAAGATTTTGGCATGGAGGCTTACTCCATAGATGGTGTTTCTTCACAAAGTGAGTCCAAATTCTACGATGATGATGGTCATGTTAAACGAACAG GGAACGTTTGGACTACAAGCTCGCACATAATAACAGCAGTGGTGGGTTCTGGGGTGCTGTCTTTGGCATGGGCCATGGCTCAAATGGGTTGGGTTGCTGGGCCTGTAGTTATGATCTTCTTCAGTGCTGTTACGTTGTATACGACGTCGCTTCTGGCTGATTGTTATCGGTGCGGTGACCCCGTTACGGGGAAGAGAAACTATACTTTCATGGATGCAGTTCAATCCATTCTtg GCGGGTATTATGATACGTTTTGTGGGGTAGTTCAGTACTCAAATCTTTACGGAACCGCTGTAGGATACACAATTGCAGCTTCTATTAGCATGAT GGCGATAAAAAGGTCCAACTGTTTCCATTCTTCAGGCGTAAAAAATCCATGTCACGTTTCAAGCAACCCATACATGATCGGTTTTGGCAtaatccaaattttattttctcaaattcCAGATTTTCATAAAACATGGTGGCTCTCCATAGTTGCAGCAATCATGTCATTTGCCTATTCCACAATTGGCCTCGCTCTTGGAATTGCTAAAGTTGCAG AAACGGGTACTTTCAAGGGTAGTCTCACAGGAGTAAGGATTGGAACTGTGACTGAGGCCACaaaagtatggggggttttccAAGGTCTTGGTGACATAGCCTTTGCCTACTCATATTCTCAAATCCTCATTGAAATTCAG GACACCATAAAATCACCACCATCTGAAGCAAAGACAATGAAGAAGTCTGCTAAGATAAGTATTGGAGTAACCACAACATTTTATATGCTTTGTGGCTTCATGGGCTATGCTGCTTTTGGAGATTCAGCTCCTGGGAACCTGCTCACAGGATTTGGTTTTTTTAACCCATATTGGCTCATAGATATTGCCAATGCTGCTATCGTAATTCACCTTGTGGGAGCATACCAAGTTTATGCCCAGCCACTCTTTGCCTTTGTGGAGAAATGGGCTTCAAAAAGATGGCCCGAAGTTGACACGGAATACAAAGTTCCAATTCCTGGTTTTTCACCTTACAATCTAAGCCCATTTAGATTAGTTTGGAGAACGGTGTTTGTTATCATAACCACTATTGTAGCAATGTTAATTCCATTCTTCAATGACGTTTTGGGACTTCTTGGAGCATTGGGGTTTTGGCCTTTAAGTGTTTTTCTCCCAGTGCAGATGAGTATCAAACAAAAGAGGACCCCTAGGTGGAGTAGTAGATGGATTGGTATGCAAATCTTAAGTGTTGTTTGTCTCATAGTATCA
- the LOC114410064 gene encoding amino acid permease 3-like isoform X2, giving the protein MEAYSIDGVSSQSESKFYDDDGHVKRTGNVWTTSSHIITAVVGSGVLSLAWAMAQMGWVAGPVVMIFFSAVTLYTTSLLADCYRCGDPVTGKRNYTFMDAVQSILGGYYDTFCGVVQYSNLYGTAVGYTIAASISMMAIKRSNCFHSSGVKNPCHVSSNPYMIGFGIIQILFSQIPDFHKTWWLSIVAAIMSFAYSTIGLALGIAKVAETGTFKGSLTGVRIGTVTEATKVWGVFQGLGDIAFAYSYSQILIEIQDTIKSPPSEAKTMKKSAKISIGVTTTFYMLCGFMGYAAFGDSAPGNLLTGFGFFNPYWLIDIANAAIVIHLVGAYQVYAQPLFAFVEKWASKRWPEVDTEYKVPIPGFSPYNLSPFRLVWRTVFVIITTIVAMLIPFFNDVLGLLGALGFWPLSVFLPVQMSIKQKRTPRWSSRWIGMQILSVVCLIVSVAAAVGSVASIVLDLQKYKPFHVDY; this is encoded by the exons ATGGAGGCTTACTCCATAGATGGTGTTTCTTCACAAAGTGAGTCCAAATTCTACGATGATGATGGTCATGTTAAACGAACAG GGAACGTTTGGACTACAAGCTCGCACATAATAACAGCAGTGGTGGGTTCTGGGGTGCTGTCTTTGGCATGGGCCATGGCTCAAATGGGTTGGGTTGCTGGGCCTGTAGTTATGATCTTCTTCAGTGCTGTTACGTTGTATACGACGTCGCTTCTGGCTGATTGTTATCGGTGCGGTGACCCCGTTACGGGGAAGAGAAACTATACTTTCATGGATGCAGTTCAATCCATTCTtg GCGGGTATTATGATACGTTTTGTGGGGTAGTTCAGTACTCAAATCTTTACGGAACCGCTGTAGGATACACAATTGCAGCTTCTATTAGCATGAT GGCGATAAAAAGGTCCAACTGTTTCCATTCTTCAGGCGTAAAAAATCCATGTCACGTTTCAAGCAACCCATACATGATCGGTTTTGGCAtaatccaaattttattttctcaaattcCAGATTTTCATAAAACATGGTGGCTCTCCATAGTTGCAGCAATCATGTCATTTGCCTATTCCACAATTGGCCTCGCTCTTGGAATTGCTAAAGTTGCAG AAACGGGTACTTTCAAGGGTAGTCTCACAGGAGTAAGGATTGGAACTGTGACTGAGGCCACaaaagtatggggggttttccAAGGTCTTGGTGACATAGCCTTTGCCTACTCATATTCTCAAATCCTCATTGAAATTCAG GACACCATAAAATCACCACCATCTGAAGCAAAGACAATGAAGAAGTCTGCTAAGATAAGTATTGGAGTAACCACAACATTTTATATGCTTTGTGGCTTCATGGGCTATGCTGCTTTTGGAGATTCAGCTCCTGGGAACCTGCTCACAGGATTTGGTTTTTTTAACCCATATTGGCTCATAGATATTGCCAATGCTGCTATCGTAATTCACCTTGTGGGAGCATACCAAGTTTATGCCCAGCCACTCTTTGCCTTTGTGGAGAAATGGGCTTCAAAAAGATGGCCCGAAGTTGACACGGAATACAAAGTTCCAATTCCTGGTTTTTCACCTTACAATCTAAGCCCATTTAGATTAGTTTGGAGAACGGTGTTTGTTATCATAACCACTATTGTAGCAATGTTAATTCCATTCTTCAATGACGTTTTGGGACTTCTTGGAGCATTGGGGTTTTGGCCTTTAAGTGTTTTTCTCCCAGTGCAGATGAGTATCAAACAAAAGAGGACCCCTAGGTGGAGTAGTAGATGGATTGGTATGCAAATCTTAAGTGTTGTTTGTCTCATAGTATCA